The following is a genomic window from Spirosoma foliorum.
CGACTGAATAAGATCGTCAGTCGCCATCATACGATTAGTGGTATACCCGTCAATTACAAAGTATATAAAGTCGCCGATGTTAACGCGTTTGCTACGGCTGATGGGAGTGTTCGGGTTTTTAAGGGGCTTATGGATATCATGACCGATAATGAACTTCTGGCTGTTATGGGCCATGAAATCGGTCACGTAGTGAACCACGATACACGCGATGCCATGAAACGATCGTTGCAACGTTCGGCTATCCGGGATGCTGTTGGTTCAACATCGGGTAAATTAGGCGAACTATCCCGGTCGCAATTGGGCGATATCGCAGATGGTCTACTAGGGGCAAAATTTAGTCGCCAGCAGGAGACCGAAGCCGACGATTACAGCTATGGATTCCTGAAACGTTATGGGTACAATGTGTTGGCATTGGCTACTTCATTTGAGAAATTAGCTAAGCTAAGCGGTGGAGGACAAGGTGGTAAAGTTGCAACAATTTTGTCCTCGCACCCTGATAGTCAGTCCCGCGCACAACGAGTGCGAGACCGGGCTCGCCGGGATGGGCTGTTGCGCTAGACATAAAGTTCATTTTGAGAGGGTTGCATCTGTTTCGGTATTTAGCTTTCTTTCGGACATAAAAATCTATTTACTCCAATGGAATCACAATCCTACCCTGAACGACAATACCCTTTTCTAACAGCCGATCAGATAAAACGTGAGCAGGCTGCTTTCATGACCCAGGTTTACGGCTGGATGACCGTAGCCCTGCTTATAACGGCCTCTGTTTCGGTCTGGGTGGCCAGTACGCCTGCCTTGCTGAATATTATTTTTGGAAGTCGCGTGGTTTTTTACGCGTTACTGATTGGTGAAGTACTGCTGGTGATGTATTTATCGGCAGCCGTGCAACGCGTATCGGCGCAGGCGGCAACCGCTATGTTTTTGGGCTATGCCGTTATGAACGGCCTGACACTGGCGTCGATTTTTATGCTCTATACCGGCGGTTCGATCGCTTCCACCTTCTTTGTTACGGCCGGGACATTCGGAGCTATGAGCGCTTTTGGGTATTTCACCAAACGTGACCTGACGTCAATGGGTGGCTTTCTGATGATGGCCCTCATTGGCTTGATTATCGCTTCGCTGGTCAATCTATTCTGGCAAAACGAGACGCTGTACTGGATTGCTACGTATGCTGGCGTTCTGATTTTCGTAGGGCTGACTGCATATGATACGCAGAAGATCAAAGAAATGAACGTGATCGGGAATGCTGGTACCGATGAAGATCGTAAGGAAGCTATTATGGGTGCCCTGCGGCTCTATCTGGATTTCATTAATATGTTTCTCTACTTGCTGCGCCTGTTTGGTCGTAGACGGTAGGTTAGAGGAGTTTGTCAACAAAAAAGCACTCTCGTTTGGGAGTGCTTTTTTGTTTGATGTAGATAAAGATACTTATAACTCATTGAGAAGATCTGTTAGTGGTCGAGCTTGCTTGGTGCCTTGCTCAATGGCCTTTAATTCTTGAATAGCCTCTTTCAACTCCGTAATAAGTTGTGCCTTAGTCGGCTCTTCGATGTTGTATTTTTCTTGATCGACTGTTATCTGTTTCATAATATCGGCTTATTTATCGTTTGTCCTGGTAGTAGTGTGCTCCGAGGTATAGTTTTTATGTTTCAGTCAGCTCATCTTTCTATTTTCTATAAATTACGGAAAAAGGTGACAAGATATGGGTATGTTCGATTACATGCACGTCAATTTGACGTTGCTCCCTTTGGCAGAAGATGAACGAAATCGTCTGATTAGCAATGAAGGTTTTCAGACCAAATCATTATACCGTGATTTGACGGATTATTACATCACCGAGGATGGTTATCTGGAAATGAGACCGGGTCCTGATTTCTCAGACGAAAATTGGGTCATTAATCCTCACAACGAATGCTTTCGTATTTCCGACGCGAATGGCATTATTAATTTCTATACCTCAGTTCGTGACGAGGCTTATACATATTTCGAGTTCGAAGCTTTGTTCCTTGATGGGTGCCTACAAGAAATTCGCTATTTAGGTGGTAATGTACGCACTGAGCGAATTCAAACATGTTTCTGGACGAGGAAGGAGCTTCTGAGGTCATCGGCATAAAAAACATTAAATCAATTATAGGGAGTAACTAAGAAACCTAGCCACATAACTATTTACCATTGTTAATAACTCTTGACCATCGATTAGCTTAAGATAATGTTGATACGCTTTAGTTGCATATTTTTTTATAACCTCTTTGGAGAATCTGAAATTCGTAATAATTACTCCACTACTAGCTTTTAGCTCATTGATTTTAAATAAAAAACGTTCAACTAGTTCAATACCTAAAGGGGCTTTCTTACGAGTTTTACATTCGATTAGGTGCGCTGTTGGGATAAGACCTTCCTGTACAGCTATCATATCATATCCGCCATCCCTAGTTCTTTTAGTAGGAGTTACATTATAACCTAAGCCAACAAAGAGTTTTCTAACAATCCTCTCAAAATCATAATGATGTATGCTTTGTATCTTTTTGTTGTCTTTATAGATTTCTAAAATCAGTTCATCAACTTCATCTATTTGTGATGTTCTTCTCAGTTCATTAAGTATTATAACTGCAGTAATACCGATCTCATTAAGCTTTAATGGCTTTTTATCGTCTACTTGAATGTTAAGCGTTCCATCTTGAATTCTGAATAAAAAATTCTCTAAAATCGGTACAATTGGATTTGTAGCCACTACGCTTTTAATATGCTGTAGATTTTTTAGAAGTACTGAAGAGGATACAATAAACTTCATGAGTCTGAAAAGTTATCTGCATAAATATACAAAAAAAGCCCGGCTACTTCTCAGTAACCGGGCTTTTGAAAATCAATCAATTACAAATTTTCGATGTGCGTGTCCAGATTCGTGAAGGCAATCTCGCCGTCGTCGTTCAACTCCATCAGAACGACCGAATCTTTTTTGACTTCGTTCGCCAGAATGGCTTTCGAGAGTTCATTGAGGACTCGGCGTTGCAACACTCGTTTCAGCGGACGGGCGCCAAAGACGGGGTCGAATCCTTCTTCACCGATTTTGCTCAAGGCTTCGTCGGTGGCATCGAGTTGGATGCCGTTTTCGGCCAGACGCTGTTTGATGCCCCGGAACTGAATGTCCACAATCTTACGAATGTTAGCTCTTGTCAGCGGTTCGAACATCACAATTTCATCGATCCGGTTGAGGAACTCAGGACGGATGGTTTGTTTCAACAACTCCATCACGGCCGATTTCGCTTCTTCCAGTACCAGCGAGTGATTCCAGCCTTCGTCTTCGGCAAATTTCTCCTGAATCAGATGGCTACCGATGTTCGAGGTCATGATGATGATCGTGTTCTTGAAATTGGCTACGCGACCTTTGTTATCGGTCAGGCGACCTTCATCGAGCACTTGCAACAAGATGTTCCAGACGTCGGGGTGCGCTTTTTCGATCTCGTCAAGCAACACAACGGAATATGGTTTCCGGCGAACAGCTTCAGTTAACTGACCGCCTTCGTCGTAGCCTACATAGCCCGGAGGGGCACCAATTAAGCGGCTCACTGCATGGCGTTCCTGGTACTCCGACATGTCGATCCGTACCATAGCGCTCTCATCGTTGAACAGATATTCGGCCAGTGTTCGGGCCACTTCGGTTTTACCAACCCCTGTGGTACCCAGGAAGATAAACGAACCGATGGGACGTTGGGGGTCTTGCATACCGGCCCGGCTCCGACGGACGGCATCGGCCACTACTTCAATGGCTTCGGCTTGTCCAGCTACACGTTTGCCTAGTTCTTTCTCCAGATTAAGCAGTTTCTCGCGGTCGCTTTGCAGCATTTTCGAGACCGGAATGCCCGTCCATTTTGCCACAACTTCGGCAATATCCTCAGCCGTAACTTCCTCCTGCATCATCCGGTCCGATGAACCTTTATCAGCCCCTTCTTCAGCCAGGCTATTCAGCTTTGTTTCAATTTCAGGAATGCGTCCGTACCGAATTTCGGCTACTTTACCATAGTCACCAGCGCGTTCGGCCTGGTCGGCTTCCAGACGCAATTTGTCGAGTTGCTCCTTCAATGTCCGACCTTCGTTGACCGATGCTTTTTCGGTTTCCCATCTGGCTTTCAGGTCGTTTCGTTGTTCACTCAGATCTTCGATCTGTTTGTTCAGTACGGTTTCCTTTTCTTTGTCGTTTTCGCGACGGATAGCTTCCCGTTCAATTTCCAACTGCATGATGCGCCTATTCAACTCATCGAGTTCTTCGGGAACCGAATCCATTTCCAACCGGAGTTTGGCGGCTGCCTCGTCCATTAAGTCAATGGCTTTATCGGGCAGAAAACGATCGGTGATATAGCGAGTCGAGAGTTCGACAGCAGCAATAACCGCGTCGTCCTTAATCCGAACACCGTGGTGGAGTTCGTATTTTTCTTTGATACCACGCAGGATCGAAATGGCATCGGCCATGTCAGGTTCATCGACTATAACAGCCTGGAACCGGCGTTCGAGCGCTTTATCTTTCTCAATGTATTTCTGATACTCTTTCAGCGTGGTGGCTCCAATCGTATGCAATTCGCCCCGCGACAGAGCAGGTTTCAGCAGGTTCGCGGCATCCATGGCACCTTCGCCACCAGCCCCTGCACCTACAAGGGTATGAATTTCGTCGATAAACAGGATAATCTGCCCGTCAGAATCAGTTACCTCCTTAATAACTGCTTTCAAACGTTCTTCGAACTCGCCTTTGTATTTGGCACCAGCAATGAGCAAGCCCATATCCAGCGAAACGATGGTTTTGCTTTTCAGGTTTTCAGGTACGTCGCCCGATACGATCCGTTGGGCCAGCCCTTCCACAATGGCAGTCTTACCAACGCCCGGCTCACCGAGCAGGATTGGATTGTTTTTGGTACGGCGGCTCAGAATCTGCAACACCCGACGAATTTCTTCATCGCGACCAATGACTGGGTCAATTTTGCCGGTACGAGCCCGCTCGTTGAGGTTAATACTGAATCGTTCTAAGGATTGATATTTCGCTTCTGCGTTTTGGTCTTTCACCGAATTTCCTTTTCTAAGTTCGTTGATAGCCGCTTTCGTTTGCTTCTCATTGAAACCGGCATCCTTCAATAACGTTGCAATTTGGTCTTTGCCCGCCATAAGTCCCAGCAACATTAGCTCAACGCTAACAAATTCGTCGCCGAACTCTTTGGTGTAATTGCTGGCTTTAGCCAGCGCTGCGGCTGAGTCGTTGCTTAAATAGACGCTTCCGTTACCGCCTGATACCTTTGGGTAAGTGGTCAGAATGGCTTCTAAAGCGGCACTGGTATTCTGTAAGTTGATGCTAGTCTTCTTAGCGATGAAACCAACTACATTTTCATCCTCCGACAGAATGGCCTGTAGCAAATGCCCTGTTTCAATACTTTGCTGGCCGTTGCCGAGGGCAATCTCCGATGCCTTCTGAACGACCTCTTGTGCTTTTATGGTGTAATTCTTAAAGTCCATGAGCGTTAGGAATGAATAATGGATAAGGTGCAATGAATAAAGTATAATGCCCTGCGGGAGTTAACCATAGTATGCATTGTCTCTTATCCATTAACAAATCACGGGCCGTAGTAGTTTTTCGGACATTTTGGCGGGGTTTGAATGCATTTGCGTCTACTTTAAGACAAAATGACAAGTAATGTGGATGGTTAAGAATTTAATGTCTTGATTATAGCTTAGCTCCGCTAGGAGCGACCTGTCAATAGAAACTAATTGCCCCTTACAATCGAAGCCCCGTTAGGGGCGACCTAGCTATTCTTAGGATTGGGGTCGCCCCTAACGGGGCTTTGATTGTGTGGAGTTATGGTCTTGCTATTGACCGATCACCCCATACGGGGTTATAAAAAGAGTTAATTCTCACTACTCGTAGAAATCGAAAATATATTTTGGTTCATAGGGCACTTCGAAACGCTTTAAAAATGTCAAATACTCTTCTCGGAAAGTTCGTTTTCTGTGATGTTCTTCCTGATTCAGTACATATTGAATCACATCTTTTACCTGCGATTGGCCATAGGTAAAAGCGCCATAACCTTCCTGCCAAGCAAACTTTTGAGACCATCCTTTCTCCTTAATGAAGCCTGATGAGGATGCCTTTACATCACGTACTAAATCGGATATGGTAAGCGTGGGCCCAAAACCAATGAATAAATGAGCATGATCAGGCATGCAATGGATGGCTAATAACTTAGCTCCGCGGTTTTGGACAATGGCGGTTATGTAGCTATGCAGGTCATTCTTGTGTTCACTGGAAATAAGATTTTGACGCCCTTTAACAGCAAAGACAATTTGGACATAAAGCTGGGTATAAGTGTTAGGCATAGTTCAAGGATTTATAATCCTTAGACGGTTGAGGTAAGCGAAAGCATCACAATTGTCCCTACTCAATTGTAAAGTCGATCATATTCAATAGCTAGCTCCGTTAGGAGCGACCTGTTAATAGAAACCAGTTGTGTTAAATTAGTTGAGCCCCGTTAGGGGCGACCCTAATCGTGTGAATAGTTCGGTCGCCCCTAACGGGGCTTTGATTGTGGGTGATTTGAGCGAGATTCTATTGACCGGCCACCCCTAACGGGGTTACATACAAAAAAACGCACCCTCACCATAGTCAGGATGCGCTTTGTAATGAATATAACGTCTATCAATCCAACCCTTCAGCTTCTATAGGCTTCATGCGCTCGCGGGCGATTTCGGCTTGATGGGGTTCTCTGGTTTCAACGGGACCTGCCAGTACTTCAGCTTCGGCATCGTACACAACAAAATTGTCGTAATCGTGGAATTTGCCTTTGGGGAGCCAGTAAGCCAGTAAAGCGGCATAAACCGTTGCTAGTGCACCGGCTGTCTGACCAACAATAGGCTCTTTCGACCACTGTCGACTGGCAATTCCGGCAAAGCCAGCTACGAATGGGAGCATGTACCAGGGGTCATTCAGCCGTCGGGCAATAAAATAACCTGCCAGTGCTGTGGTGGCCAGAATACCTGCCGATATTGGTTCATCTCGTTCCTCATCAGGTTTCCAGGCATTCAGCGTTAGTATCGTGTTGGGCGTACCCACAACGGTAGCGGCCGTGAGCCAGCCAGCATACAGGCTTACCGGAATGCGAAGGTATTTTTCGGGCGAAGGCACATCGGTTTTACCAATTTCCAGGCTCTGGTGTAATGCTAAAGCCGCTGGTAAATTAAACTTCGTAGTGAGGTCGGAAATGACAATGCTCCGTGGATCATTCTCCGAAAAGAACCGCCCGAAAATAGCGTTGAGCGACCAGCTGGCCCACCACCAGGGTAGTGCCTTTTCGTAACGCGGGTTGTGCTCCTGCGAAGGCAATGCCTGGTGCACTAGTAGGGCGGTCAGACCAGAGTAAATGGTAGACCACACAGCACCAAAGGCCCAGCCTGCCGGAACGATCATGTTCTTTTCGAACACTTGCTCATATTCTTCTGGCACATCGTATTCGTAGGCCAGTCCGCCTTTCTCGGCTTCTTTTCTGGCCTTACTTTCCTGCCGTGCCCGACTGCTCGATACGGTTGTGTAAATGATACTGCCAACGGCGAAGGCGGCTGTCGCAATTCGCCAGAATGAAGAGTTTTTCATACGATGTAATCAATTAGACGGCTACTTCCTCTTCCACATCTTCTGCTTTCGACACAACCTTCTCTGCTTTGGCCTTCGTGGTCTGGTAGGCATCAACTACCGAATCGACTACGGTATCCAATAGTGACGAGAACGTGTCAGACAATGTATCGCCCGCCGATTTCGCTTTGTACTTATACTTTGCCTTCGTGAAATCGCTTGTATTCTTGTAGCCAATTGTTAGGGCGATTCCGGCAATCACCGCAATACCGAAACCAATTCCCCAGGCTAATGAAATTTTAGGTTCGTTTTCGTCGGGCTCTGGTTTTTGCTTCATCTTATCGCGCATAACGGCCGCCAGGGTTTCCTGTGGCGCTACATAGGACAATACTTCGTACGATTTATTCTTAAATCCACCCGGAATAGCTTTGGACTTACCCGCCATAAGCGCATCGTAACCAGCTTTGGCAACCATAACCGGGTCTTGCACCTCGTCGGTTACTTTGGTATTCTCGGCACCCGCTTTAAAGAAGAAGTCGGTATCGGTGGCGTTTGGTAAAAGGGCCGTGATGGTTACGTGGGTATCTTTTACCTCGTTGATGAGCGACTGGGTGAAGTTGTAGACATACGCCTTCGTACCTGCATAAACGGCCATCAGTGGCGTAGGCGTGATGGACAGTAAAGATGCCAGATTTAGGATTTTTCCCTCATTACGCGCAAGCATATCGTACAGAAAGAGCTTCGTCATCTGCGTCAATGTCAGAACGTTGAGGTGAATCATCGCTTTCTCTCGTTCCCAATCTGTATCAGTCGCAAAGAGACCGTATAACCCTACGCCCGCATCGTTGACCAGCACATCGACGGCAAGACCTTTGGCTTTCACCTGATTGTAGACATCCTGTGCAGCGTCTTCAGTCGCCAGATCTTTACCAATGACTGTGATCTCCTGGGTTCCGTAGTTGCTTTTAAACACATCGGCTAACCGATCCAACTTATCGTCGCTTCGGGCCACCAATATTAAGTTATAGCCATCCTGAGCAAACAGTTTAGCGAGTTCCTGGCCAATGCCACTAGAGGCACCGGTGATCAGAGCAGTTTTTCCTGTTCCTGTGTTCATAACCGTTAGTTGTTCGTTACTACCCGTTATGAACTGTGACCGCCAGAAGTTGTTTTGAGAAAATAAATAGATTTCTAAATATGTCTAACTGAATTGGCGAAAAGAGCAGGTCATAAAAAAGCCATTCCTGCGCCCAGGAATGGCTTTTTTATGACTAAAATCTAGCGATGAAAACAGATACTTATTTTACAACTACTTTCAAATCAATCTTTTTGAGGGTTGGTTTCGGAATGCGGGAGGTATCTCCTTTAGCCACTCCTGTACCACGCCCAATGGCATCGATTCGCATAAAATTAATGCCCGACGCCATCAACTGCTGCTTGATCTGATTTACCCGTTTAAACGACAAACTTTTGTTAGTAAACTCGCCTGTAGCATCATTGGCGTACCCAACAAGTTGTATCTGTAGCTGAGGATACGTTTTCAGAATCGTTGCCAATTCATTGACAGTAGCCTGAGCGCCAGCCGTCATGGATAGCGAACCCGGTTGAAAGGTTATTCCGGTTAACGGAAATATGCGTCCTTTGGGTAAAGCCGCATTGCCGAGATAAGGAGCTAGTTGCTGCGTTAGCCCCCCTGTTGCAACTGCCGACGTAGCTGCAACTGGCGTGGTTGCCGCTGGGGCTGGTTTTGGTGCCGTTTTCGCTGTTGAATCTTTAGGAACAGCCAATGACCGCGCAACGGTATCCGTCTGAACCGTATCCGCCATTGATGTGACCTCTATCGCTTCTTCGCCGTTCGAATATTTTTGCGTGTTCTGGTACAGGTAATAACCACCCACAGCCAGGGCTACAGCGATTAAAGCACCAACACCCCACTTAGTTAAGGTTTCGTTTTCTGAGTCAGAGTCATCGGTAGGCTCGTAGCTAATGGTGGGGCGAGTAACTGTGGTTGTCGTTCGTCCCGACGGTTCGGCTGTGGTTCGACGAGCGGGCATGGCTAAGCCAGCTACCACCTGATGCAATCCTACTTTTTCGACGAGTTGGGGCATAAAGTCCTCTGGTACAGCATTAACAAACGCATCACGTTCGCTGAATAAGGAAGCTGCGAGTCCGTCGGCATCTAATTTCTGATCTTTAACCTGCTTACCCAGCACATGCAGTACGATCGTTGTTGTTAACCCTAATAGGCCAATGGACGATGAATTGCGAATACCGGCATAGCCCGAAATCATGCTGCCAATTGAGCTTTTCATGGCGGGTAACAGATGGCTGATCACATCATTCCCCTGCGTAATGAGTGTGTTCGTGAGGGCAGCATCTTTTAATACAGCCGGCAGATTTTCAGTCAGGCTGCCGTCATACCGTCCTTTCTGTATATGATTGTAGAGCTGATTAACGCCAATTTCGCTGGTTGTGCGTTTCATCAGTCCACCTATAATGGTATAGACAAGCCCGTTAACGGCTTTAGTGGTTTTTTCGGTGGGTTCGTCGATGTATGTGGCAATACGCGACAGAACGTCCGAGTTTAATACATTCGTTAGATTGGCAAATAAATTCATATAATCAACAGACTCAATCAGGCAGAAAATAGGTGCTTATCGCTTACATCACAACCAAAACCGGGTCTCTAAGCACCATCGAAGTTTACATTGGGGATAAAATTAGGCAAGGTTTAGCAAAGGTCGCGCATGCCAGAATAATAAAATACCGATTTATCGTTTAGGTAACCTTTCTATAACTTCCTGATATTCCGTCTCCACAGCCCGAAGCCGTTCCTGACAA
Proteins encoded in this region:
- a CDS encoding M48 family metallopeptidase, coding for MKRVIIIVLALLGFHEGSQAQIKINSNLMQALMEAVGSATISDAQVAELSRQAIVEMDAKNPVAAANDPYTVRLNKIVSRHHTISGIPVNYKVYKVADVNAFATADGSVRVFKGLMDIMTDNELLAVMGHEIGHVVNHDTRDAMKRSLQRSAIRDAVGSTSGKLGELSRSQLGDIADGLLGAKFSRQQETEADDYSYGFLKRYGYNVLALATSFEKLAKLSGGGQGGKVATILSSHPDSQSRAQRVRDRARRDGLLR
- a CDS encoding Bax inhibitor-1/YccA family protein, with amino-acid sequence MESQSYPERQYPFLTADQIKREQAAFMTQVYGWMTVALLITASVSVWVASTPALLNIIFGSRVVFYALLIGEVLLVMYLSAAVQRVSAQAATAMFLGYAVMNGLTLASIFMLYTGGSIASTFFVTAGTFGAMSAFGYFTKRDLTSMGGFLMMALIGLIIASLVNLFWQNETLYWIATYAGVLIFVGLTAYDTQKIKEMNVIGNAGTDEDRKEAIMGALRLYLDFINMFLYLLRLFGRRR
- a CDS encoding restriction endonuclease encodes the protein MKFIVSSSVLLKNLQHIKSVVATNPIVPILENFLFRIQDGTLNIQVDDKKPLKLNEIGITAVIILNELRRTSQIDEVDELILEIYKDNKKIQSIHHYDFERIVRKLFVGLGYNVTPTKRTRDGGYDMIAVQEGLIPTAHLIECKTRKKAPLGIELVERFLFKINELKASSGVIITNFRFSKEVIKKYATKAYQHYLKLIDGQELLTMVNSYVARFLSYSL
- the clpB gene encoding ATP-dependent chaperone ClpB yields the protein MDFKNYTIKAQEVVQKASEIALGNGQQSIETGHLLQAILSEDENVVGFIAKKTSINLQNTSAALEAILTTYPKVSGGNGSVYLSNDSAAALAKASNYTKEFGDEFVSVELMLLGLMAGKDQIATLLKDAGFNEKQTKAAINELRKGNSVKDQNAEAKYQSLERFSINLNERARTGKIDPVIGRDEEIRRVLQILSRRTKNNPILLGEPGVGKTAIVEGLAQRIVSGDVPENLKSKTIVSLDMGLLIAGAKYKGEFEERLKAVIKEVTDSDGQIILFIDEIHTLVGAGAGGEGAMDAANLLKPALSRGELHTIGATTLKEYQKYIEKDKALERRFQAVIVDEPDMADAISILRGIKEKYELHHGVRIKDDAVIAAVELSTRYITDRFLPDKAIDLMDEAAAKLRLEMDSVPEELDELNRRIMQLEIEREAIRRENDKEKETVLNKQIEDLSEQRNDLKARWETEKASVNEGRTLKEQLDKLRLEADQAERAGDYGKVAEIRYGRIPEIETKLNSLAEEGADKGSSDRMMQEEVTAEDIAEVVAKWTGIPVSKMLQSDREKLLNLEKELGKRVAGQAEAIEVVADAVRRSRAGMQDPQRPIGSFIFLGTTGVGKTEVARTLAEYLFNDESAMVRIDMSEYQERHAVSRLIGAPPGYVGYDEGGQLTEAVRRKPYSVVLLDEIEKAHPDVWNILLQVLDEGRLTDNKGRVANFKNTIIIMTSNIGSHLIQEKFAEDEGWNHSLVLEEAKSAVMELLKQTIRPEFLNRIDEIVMFEPLTRANIRKIVDIQFRGIKQRLAENGIQLDATDEALSKIGEEGFDPVFGARPLKRVLQRRVLNELSKAILANEVKKDSVVLMELNDDGEIAFTNLDTHIENL
- the tnpA gene encoding IS200/IS605 family transposase gives rise to the protein MPNTYTQLYVQIVFAVKGRQNLISSEHKNDLHSYITAIVQNRGAKLLAIHCMPDHAHLFIGFGPTLTISDLVRDVKASSSGFIKEKGWSQKFAWQEGYGAFTYGQSQVKDVIQYVLNQEEHHRKRTFREEYLTFLKRFEVPYEPKYIFDFYE
- a CDS encoding tryptophan-rich sensory protein; this translates as MKNSSFWRIATAAFAVGSIIYTTVSSSRARQESKARKEAEKGGLAYEYDVPEEYEQVFEKNMIVPAGWAFGAVWSTIYSGLTALLVHQALPSQEHNPRYEKALPWWWASWSLNAIFGRFFSENDPRSIVISDLTTKFNLPAALALHQSLEIGKTDVPSPEKYLRIPVSLYAGWLTAATVVGTPNTILTLNAWKPDEERDEPISAGILATTALAGYFIARRLNDPWYMLPFVAGFAGIASRQWSKEPIVGQTAGALATVYAALLAYWLPKGKFHDYDNFVVYDAEAEVLAGPVETREPHQAEIARERMKPIEAEGLD
- a CDS encoding SDR family NAD(P)-dependent oxidoreductase; the encoded protein is MNTGTGKTALITGASSGIGQELAKLFAQDGYNLILVARSDDKLDRLADVFKSNYGTQEITVIGKDLATEDAAQDVYNQVKAKGLAVDVLVNDAGVGLYGLFATDTDWEREKAMIHLNVLTLTQMTKLFLYDMLARNEGKILNLASLLSITPTPLMAVYAGTKAYVYNFTQSLINEVKDTHVTITALLPNATDTDFFFKAGAENTKVTDEVQDPVMVAKAGYDALMAGKSKAIPGGFKNKSYEVLSYVAPQETLAAVMRDKMKQKPEPDENEPKISLAWGIGFGIAVIAGIALTIGYKNTSDFTKAKYKYKAKSAGDTLSDTFSSLLDTVVDSVVDAYQTTKAKAEKVVSKAEDVEEEVAV
- a CDS encoding DUF937 domain-containing protein, producing MNLFANLTNVLNSDVLSRIATYIDEPTEKTTKAVNGLVYTIIGGLMKRTTSEIGVNQLYNHIQKGRYDGSLTENLPAVLKDAALTNTLITQGNDVISHLLPAMKSSIGSMISGYAGIRNSSSIGLLGLTTTIVLHVLGKQVKDQKLDADGLAASLFSERDAFVNAVPEDFMPQLVEKVGLHQVVAGLAMPARRTTAEPSGRTTTTVTRPTISYEPTDDSDSENETLTKWGVGALIAVALAVGGYYLYQNTQKYSNGEEAIEVTSMADTVQTDTVARSLAVPKDSTAKTAPKPAPAATTPVAATSAVATGGLTQQLAPYLGNAALPKGRIFPLTGITFQPGSLSMTAGAQATVNELATILKTYPQLQIQLVGYANDATGEFTNKSLSFKRVNQIKQQLMASGINFMRIDAIGRGTGVAKGDTSRIPKPTLKKIDLKVVVK